Proteins from a genomic interval of Candidatus Sysuiplasma jiujiangense:
- the argF gene encoding ornithine carbamoyltransferase, translating to MKRDLISITDAAGKANSLIRNALKLKNEQKNSGGRIREKPLKDRQLAMIFEKPSTRTRVSFEVAMSQLGGNALFLNSIDMQLGRGETISDTARVLSRYVDGIVYRAFENRIMKELATSATVPVINGLDDLEHPCQALADLMTIQEKFGRLKGLKLAYVGDGNNVCNSLMLGSAMTGIHFIAATPPGYAPPQAISQLAASIALEHKSRVEIVTEPDAAAKNADILYTDVWTSMGQESEKKEREKIFGKFQINSRLLSQARKSAIVMHCLPAHRGLEITDDVIDGRNSVVFDQAENRLHAQKAVLLWLIRH from the coding sequence ATGAAACGAGATTTGATATCCATTACGGATGCGGCTGGAAAGGCCAATTCGCTGATTAGGAACGCTCTGAAACTCAAAAACGAACAGAAGAACAGCGGAGGGAGAATCAGGGAAAAACCGCTGAAAGACAGACAACTGGCAATGATTTTTGAGAAGCCCTCTACAAGGACGCGTGTTTCGTTCGAGGTGGCAATGAGCCAGCTCGGCGGAAACGCATTGTTCCTTAACTCTATAGATATGCAGCTCGGAAGAGGGGAAACGATCTCCGATACTGCAAGAGTCCTGAGCAGGTACGTGGACGGAATAGTGTACAGAGCATTTGAAAACAGAATCATGAAGGAGCTGGCCACAAGCGCCACCGTTCCTGTGATAAACGGCCTCGATGATCTCGAGCACCCCTGTCAGGCACTTGCCGATCTGATGACCATACAGGAGAAATTCGGCAGGCTGAAGGGTCTGAAACTTGCCTATGTCGGAGACGGTAACAACGTATGCAATTCACTCATGCTCGGATCCGCCATGACCGGAATACATTTCATTGCCGCCACACCCCCAGGATACGCTCCTCCACAGGCAATAAGCCAGCTAGCCGCATCAATAGCGCTCGAGCATAAATCAAGAGTGGAGATAGTGACTGAACCCGATGCAGCTGCCAAGAATGCAGACATACTGTATACCGATGTATGGACTTCAATGGGACAGGAATCCGAAAAAAAAGAAAGGGAAAAGATATTCGGCAAATTCCAGATCAACAGCAGGCTGCTTTCACAGGCACGGAAGAGTGCGATAGTAATGCACTGTCTTCCCGCTCACAGAGGCCTTGAAATAACGGACGATGTCATCGATGGCCGGAACAGCGTCGTATTCGACCAGGCGGAAAACAGGCTTCACGCGCAGAAGGCAGTACTACTCTGGCTTATCCGGCACTGA
- a CDS encoding DHH family phosphoesterase, protein MNAQRLFTEEAKRVARAVKEASRISIFTHIDADGITSGSIAYETARRLSIPVEISFLKKLDDRAIELVKSKKDSLVWMNDLGSGYLSKFSGMNMVIADHHEPEIENPLTLDNGSFKLAESTIHHLNAHLFGIEGSTEISSSTTAFFISRAVDSRNSDMAAVSLVGAVGDLQDSRYGRLTGLNRIVLEEAVSAGSVRILRDARFYGKETRPLSKLLEYSVDPPIPGISSEPGASVRMLDSIGVSYREGGKERTWNEISADDRRRIVSFIVQSLIADNASPEHINAIVGETYIITDPRAEEDTRMPRDAKEFATLINACGRYEKYSTGLELCLGVRGTVLDEAISLLQEHRKNVANTIKMVKLEGLNQMGSLQYFHTRDRAPDSIVGTIAGIMMKSKEVDETKVVVGFAYSEGKVKVSCRGTTELVQNGLNLSDAVRTAAERVGGVGGGHSIAAGATIDTGREEAFLLELDAILHEQLRPDAVQTSVPDKPE, encoded by the coding sequence ATGAATGCCCAGAGGCTTTTCACCGAAGAAGCCAAACGTGTTGCAAGAGCAGTGAAGGAGGCTAGCAGGATTTCCATATTCACGCATATAGATGCGGACGGCATCACCTCCGGATCTATCGCTTACGAGACTGCACGAAGGCTTTCGATTCCTGTCGAAATAAGCTTCCTCAAGAAACTCGACGACAGGGCTATCGAACTTGTCAAATCCAAGAAAGACAGCCTGGTTTGGATGAATGATCTCGGCTCCGGTTATCTTTCCAAATTCTCGGGCATGAACATGGTGATAGCGGACCACCATGAACCCGAAATCGAAAATCCGCTGACGCTTGACAACGGCAGTTTCAAGCTCGCAGAAAGCACGATTCACCACCTCAATGCCCACCTTTTCGGCATAGAAGGTTCCACTGAAATATCTTCATCCACTACAGCATTCTTTATTTCAAGAGCTGTTGACAGCAGAAACAGCGATATGGCCGCGGTTTCCCTGGTCGGAGCTGTCGGCGATCTACAGGATTCAAGGTACGGCAGACTTACGGGACTGAACAGAATCGTACTGGAGGAAGCTGTCTCTGCAGGAAGCGTCAGGATACTTCGCGATGCAAGATTCTACGGAAAGGAAACAAGACCGCTGAGCAAGCTGCTGGAATACTCTGTTGATCCGCCGATTCCCGGCATATCTTCCGAGCCCGGTGCGTCCGTACGAATGCTGGATTCCATTGGCGTGAGCTACCGCGAAGGCGGGAAGGAAAGGACATGGAATGAGATCTCGGCCGATGACAGAAGGAGGATCGTATCATTCATAGTCCAGAGCCTGATAGCCGATAATGCTTCTCCGGAACATATCAACGCAATAGTTGGGGAAACATACATAATCACGGATCCAAGAGCAGAAGAAGACACTAGAATGCCAAGGGATGCGAAGGAATTTGCAACGCTGATCAATGCTTGCGGCAGGTATGAGAAATACTCAACCGGTCTCGAATTGTGCCTGGGTGTAAGGGGAACTGTTTTGGACGAAGCAATTTCACTGCTGCAGGAGCACCGGAAAAATGTGGCGAATACAATAAAGATGGTCAAGCTGGAGGGGTTGAATCAGATGGGCAGTCTTCAGTACTTCCACACCAGAGATAGAGCACCGGACTCGATTGTCGGAACAATTGCAGGCATAATGATGAAATCCAAAGAAGTCGACGAGACAAAGGTTGTAGTAGGTTTTGCCTATTCCGAGGGAAAAGTCAAGGTTTCATGCAGGGGAACCACGGAGCTTGTTCAGAATGGTCTTAATCTGTCGGATGCTGTAAGGACTGCAGCTGAACGGGTAGGCGGAGTGGGCGGGGGGCACAGCATAGCGGCAGGTGCAACAATTGATACGGGCAGGGAGGAAGCCTTCCTCCTGGAGCTCGATGCAATTCTCCATGAGCAGCTCAGGCCGGATGCCGTTCAGACGTCAGTGCCGGATAAGCCAGAGTAG
- a CDS encoding ribonuclease H-like domain-containing protein, producing the protein MMRSTFIIFGGIGVARERGLWRNGCMDWNDLPESGISASPRLRHEMEEAENAFKRMDAVYFARRLRPAERWRLLFDFENSCAFVDIEMDGYGKYANPAIVGICRNNSYSFLLKGKDLNRKNIAEKLGDSKILVFYNGARHDLRFLKRLFPDIEDSYAAVDLLPIANQLGLRGGLKKIERELCIKRSRIVELSVNGRAVQLWKSWTRTGRRAFLNMLTLYNSEDTCNLYPLSMKIRDMMCSEYMEGY; encoded by the coding sequence ATGATGCGCAGTACATTCATAATATTCGGCGGCATTGGAGTCGCAAGGGAAAGGGGTCTCTGGAGAAATGGATGCATGGACTGGAATGACCTTCCTGAATCTGGAATTTCCGCGAGCCCGCGTTTACGGCATGAAATGGAGGAAGCGGAGAACGCCTTCAAAAGGATGGATGCGGTCTATTTCGCCAGACGTCTCAGACCCGCCGAACGGTGGCGCCTGCTGTTCGATTTTGAAAACTCATGCGCGTTTGTGGATATCGAAATGGACGGCTATGGAAAATATGCGAATCCGGCGATTGTTGGAATTTGCAGGAATAACAGCTACTCCTTCCTGCTGAAGGGAAAGGATCTGAACAGGAAGAATATCGCCGAAAAGCTTGGAGATTCAAAGATTCTTGTATTCTATAACGGTGCGAGGCATGATCTTCGTTTCCTGAAACGACTGTTTCCGGATATCGAAGACAGTTACGCAGCCGTGGACCTACTTCCCATCGCAAATCAGCTGGGCTTGAGGGGAGGTCTGAAAAAGATTGAAAGGGAACTCTGCATCAAGAGAAGCAGGATTGTAGAACTCTCCGTCAACGGCAGAGCTGTGCAATTGTGGAAGTCATGGACAAGAACGGGGCGAAGAGCATTTCTGAACATGCTGACATTATATAACAGCGAAGACACCTGCAACCTTTATCCACTGTCAATGAAGATAAGGGATATGATGTGTTCCGAGTACATGGAGGGGTACTGA
- a CDS encoding prolyl oligopeptidase family serine peptidase, protein MKEINKNRLEQLFSAQYVISFDVEISTGRIVYSVNTDDGRKLYLLDPRSDGKYSSSLLSAEDRSYVSLKLIGGGSHLLFLGDVGGDEKNDIFVSTIKPKDGKFVLGEVRNLTPDTDYSILPPLSVDEAGGKAAFVSNREGEFAAFVMDVKSSKMSRITRHSFSDNAAVISPDGRYVAVSSSREGEENCISVRSAKEEGSGTGKFLEIDGVAVDASTPCWAGDSKTLAFSSMQGDAERVGITDHNLNGIRWLTGEDENCSSPVFSGDGRFLSCLREGSVSLLPKIIDLNGGNVIDTADFLGGWCYRHNLSADGKQIFMLAEDTGSPTNIRLFDTSSGKGKWLTQSFSSPEITDGFVSPVEVRYPSEHDGLAIPALLYRAKSDSDANAAVIAIHGGPTWRSYDKWDPLIQSFVLTGISVICPNYRGSSGYGRKFRDANRFVMGSADLADCVGAWKYLTENGLASGNKIAVMGASFGGYLTMCSLVFYPDRWCAGSATVPFLNWFTEMESEREDLRYWDIQNMGDPVRDSDRLRSASPVFFLDRIRAPVQIIAGENDPRCPLSESLQAKEKIEKMRVPLDFKFYRGEGHSFEKMENIIDSQMRTYRFLCKHLLSGN, encoded by the coding sequence TTGAAGGAAATTAATAAAAATCGGCTTGAACAGCTTTTCAGCGCCCAATATGTGATTTCATTCGACGTTGAGATATCAACAGGAAGGATAGTCTATAGCGTAAATACGGACGATGGCAGGAAACTGTATCTACTTGATCCACGAAGCGATGGGAAATACAGCTCATCCCTCCTTTCCGCTGAGGACAGATCTTATGTGTCGCTGAAATTGATCGGCGGGGGCAGCCATTTGCTATTCCTTGGCGACGTCGGTGGCGACGAGAAAAACGACATATTTGTTTCGACAATCAAGCCAAAGGATGGAAAATTCGTTCTTGGAGAGGTAAGAAACCTGACGCCTGATACAGATTACTCAATCCTGCCGCCTCTTTCAGTCGATGAGGCAGGAGGGAAGGCGGCATTTGTTTCCAACCGTGAAGGGGAATTCGCAGCATTTGTTATGGATGTGAAATCCTCCAAAATGAGCAGAATTACGCGCCATTCCTTCTCTGACAATGCAGCAGTTATCTCGCCGGACGGCAGATACGTTGCTGTTTCGTCCAGTCGCGAAGGTGAGGAGAATTGCATATCGGTACGCTCGGCGAAAGAGGAAGGGAGTGGCACCGGAAAGTTCCTCGAAATTGACGGAGTCGCCGTGGATGCTTCCACCCCATGCTGGGCCGGCGATTCTAAGACACTTGCATTTTCGTCAATGCAGGGTGACGCAGAAAGAGTAGGGATAACGGATCACAATCTTAACGGAATCCGATGGTTGACGGGTGAAGACGAAAATTGTTCTTCTCCAGTTTTCTCTGGAGACGGCAGGTTCCTCTCCTGTCTCAGGGAAGGAAGCGTCTCTCTTCTGCCCAAGATAATTGACCTGAACGGCGGTAATGTAATAGACACGGCAGATTTTCTCGGAGGATGGTGCTACAGGCACAATCTCAGTGCTGATGGAAAACAGATCTTCATGCTTGCCGAGGACACTGGCAGCCCCACGAACATCCGTCTTTTCGACACTTCATCAGGGAAAGGCAAATGGCTCACGCAAAGTTTTTCTTCTCCGGAAATCACGGACGGCTTCGTTTCGCCGGTAGAGGTGCGCTATCCGTCGGAACATGACGGGCTGGCAATTCCGGCCCTGCTCTACAGGGCAAAATCTGATTCGGACGCAAATGCAGCTGTCATTGCGATACATGGCGGACCAACCTGGAGGTCGTATGACAAATGGGATCCGCTGATACAGAGTTTTGTCCTAACCGGCATTTCAGTCATTTGTCCAAATTACCGCGGAAGTTCAGGTTACGGGAGGAAGTTCAGGGATGCAAACAGGTTTGTAATGGGATCAGCCGACCTCGCGGACTGCGTGGGTGCCTGGAAATACCTGACGGAAAACGGGCTTGCCTCCGGAAACAAAATTGCCGTGATGGGTGCGTCGTTTGGCGGTTACCTCACAATGTGCTCGCTCGTGTTTTATCCCGACAGATGGTGCGCTGGTTCGGCGACCGTTCCGTTCCTTAACTGGTTCACAGAAATGGAAAGTGAACGCGAGGACCTCAGATACTGGGACATCCAGAATATGGGAGATCCGGTGCGGGACTCAGACAGATTGAGGAGCGCGTCCCCTGTTTTCTTCCTGGACAGGATACGTGCCCCGGTGCAGATCATTGCAGGCGAAAATGATCCGAGATGCCCGCTTTCGGAGTCCCTTCAGGCAAAGGAAAAAATTGAAAAGATGCGAGTTCCGTTGGATTTTAAATTCTACCGGGGTGAGGGGCACTCGTTCGAAAAAATGGAAAATATCATAGACTCCCAGATGCGGACATATCGCTTCCTGTGTAAACATCTCCTTTCCGGTAATTAA